The Oncorhynchus tshawytscha isolate Ot180627B linkage group LG08, Otsh_v2.0, whole genome shotgun sequence genome window below encodes:
- the LOC112257108 gene encoding mitochondrial import inner membrane translocase subunit Tim8 A — protein MNMENQGATADPQLQQFIEIESQKQRFQQLVHQMTEVCWEKCMDKPGPKLDSRTEICFVNCVERFIDTSQFILNRLEQTQRSKVSFSESMSE, from the exons ATGAACATGGAGAACCAAGGAGCAACAGCAGACCCTCAACTTCAGCAATTCATCGAAATCGAGTCCCAAAAACAAAGGTTTCAGCAGTTGGTTCATCAGATGACTGAAGTGTGTTGG GAGAAATGCATGGACAAACCTGGGCCAAAGCTGGATTCCCGGACAGAGATCTGCTTTGTGAACTGTGTAGAGCGCTTCATTGACACTAGCCAATTCATCCTGAACAGActggagcagacacagaggagtAAGGTCTCCTTCTCAGAATCCATGTCTGAATAG